A window of the Cheilinus undulatus linkage group 21, ASM1832078v1, whole genome shotgun sequence genome harbors these coding sequences:
- the LOC121503415 gene encoding pentraxin fusion protein-like: MKLSLVLFLIAISTALAGSSTVKTLVFPKASSNSYVELTARRQLRLRAFTLCMRVATELTGWREVILFSYRTSSRDELNVWREKDGRLSLYLGASSGGAKFKVPQLGALETHLCVTWSSGTGAVNLYLDGRRSLTKIYKHGHTTLAGGRIILGQDTDSVVGKFDYYQSFVGEISDVNMWSYVLSESAIQQMACGERLKSGNVLSWGSTRMTVHGNVDVLRRKL; encoded by the exons ATGAAGCTTTCACTCGTCCTGTTTCTCATCGCCATCTCCACTGCATTGGCCG GGAGCTCCACTGTGAAGACTCTGGTGTTCCCTAAGGCTTCCAGTAACAGCTATGTGGAGCTGACTGCTCGTAGACAGCTGCGCCTGAGGGCTTTCACTCTCTGCATGCGTGTGGCCACCGAGCTCACTGGTTGGAGGGAGGTCATCCTGTTCTCATACCGGACCAGCAGCCGTGATGAGCTGAATGTGTGGCGAGAGAAGGACGGCCG tcTGTCCTTGTACCTTGGTGCGAGCTCTGGTGGCGCTAAGTTCAAGGTCCCTCAGCTCGGAGCGTTAGAGACCCACCTGTGTGTCACCTGGTCCTCCGGTACCGGCGCCGTGAACCTCTACTTAGACGGGAGGAGGAGCTTGACCAAAATCTACAAGCATGGCCACACCACGCTCGCCGGGGGAAGGATTATCCTGGGACAGGACACTGATTCCGTGGTGGGGAAGTTTGACTACTATCAGAGCTTCGTCGGGGAGATCTCTGACGTGAACATGTGGAGCTACGTCCTCTCTGAGAGCGCCATCCAGCAGATGGCCTGTGGGGAGAGGCTGAAGAGTGGAAACGTTCTCTCCTGGGGTTCCACACGCATGACAGTTCATGGGAACGTTGATGTTCTCCGTCGTAAGCTGTAA